The window AGCGAGGTTCCAGCAGATGGTGGCAGGTGTTGGGTTCGAACCAACGTAGGCTTAGCCGACGGTTTTACAGACCGCTCCCTTTGGCCGCTCGGGCAACCTGCCGTCCGTCGCCGGGGCGACGCGGTTCGAGGATATCGGACGGGCGGCAGCGCAGCGCCCCACAGGGAGGGCGGCATAGGTGGCGGACCCGTCGTTCGACGTAGTGAGCAAGGTCGACCGCCAGGAGGTCGACAACGCCCTCAACCAGGCTGCCAAGGAGATCGGGCAGCGCTACGACTTCAAGGGGACCGGGGCGGCGATCACGTGGTCCGGCGAGACCGTCGAGATCCGGGCCAATGCCGACGACCGGGTCCGCGCGGTTCTCGACGTGTTCCAGGAGAAACTGATCCGACGCGGGGTGTCCCTCAAGGCCCTGGACCACGAAGACCCGGAACCGGCCGCTGGCGGAACGTCCCGGCTCGTGATCCGGATCCAGCAGGGCATCGCCGACGAGCAGGCCAAAGCGATCGCGAAGCGGATCCGCACCGACGGCCCCAAGGGGGTCCAGGCGCAGATCCAGGGGGATCAGCTGCGGGTGAGCGGGAAGAAACGAGATGACCTGCAAGCCGTCATCGCGATGCTTCGCGAAGCCGACTTCGGGGTGCCGTTGCAGTTCGTCAACTACCGCTAGCTCCCGGACTCGGCGGCTTCGCTCGGGAGCGCGCCACCCGGAGCGGCTGGGACGGTGCCCATCCAGTCCCGGAGCTGGGGCAACTCGTGGGTCAGGTCGCCGAGCAGAGCCGCCGGGTAGGCGTACTCGGGCGACCAGAACAACGCGTCGAACGGGCAGGCCTCGATGCAGATACCGCAATACATGCACAGGCTGAAGTCGATGGCGAAACGGTCGAGCACATTCCGGACCTGCCGGCGCCGGCCGGCTGGCTGCGGGGTGGCTTCCTGGTGCCCCTCGATGAGGATGCACCAGTCCGGGCACTCCCGGACACAGATCATGCAGACCGTACAACTTCCCTCGTCGAGGGCGATGACGCCTCGGCCGGCCGGCTGCGGCCGCTCTTCGGCGGCCGCCTCCAGCCGAACCTCGAACTCGCTCATGCCGGGCCCGGCGTTGGCGGGTCGCCCGCCCCCGGCGGGACAAGACGTCGGCGGCCGGATGTCACCGCCGGATCGGGATCGAGGGCTCCGGGCCAGTCCCGGCGGCGAGCCGCAAGGACGAAATCCTTGCGCAGCGGGTTCCCCTCAAAGCCGTCCGGTAGCAGCAGCGGGGCGAGGTTGGCATGACCTGGGAAATCGATGCCGAACATCTCGTGGGTCTCCCGCTCGTGCCAGTCGGCGCCGGCCCAGACCGACGTCAAGGAGTCCAGCTGCGGGCGCGCCGAGGGGATCCGGGTGCGGAGCAGGACCGCGCACCGCCCGCTGATCGACCACAGGTGAGCGGCGACGATGAAGTCGCCCGCATCCTCGTAGGCGCTGAGCCAGTCGAAGAAGCCGAAACCGAGGTCGTCCCGATCATGCAGCGCGGTCGCGGCGCTCACCCAGCGATCCGCGGCTACCTCCAACGTGACCAGCCCGAACCCGCGGTGGATCCGGGCGGAGCCGTCCACCGTGGCCAGCCGCTCGTGGACCTCAGCCACCGGCGTCTCCGGCGCCCAACCTGTGTAGCGCGTCCAACAAGGCCTCGGGACGGGGCGGACATCCCGGGACATACAGGTCGACCGGCACCAGTTGATCGACTCCTTTCGTCACACAGTAGGAGTCCCAGTACGGGCCGCCAGAGTTGGAGCAGGCACCGAAAGAGATGACCCGGGAGCCCGCCGGCAACTCCTCGTAGATCTCCCGGACAACCGGCGCCAGCTTGTCGGTCACCGTGCCGGCGATGACCAGCACGGTCACCGGCCCTCGGCCGGGGGCCACGGGCTCCGGGCTCGTGCGGGCGGCCAGGGCCCGCAAGGCGGCGGCCGACACCTCGACCGCACAGCAGGCGAGACCAAGGCTCACGACGGACAGGCGGTACTCGCGACCATAGGTCAGGTTCAGCCGGACAGGGGCGCCTAGGGCAGACGTGGGCGCGGTCGGTGTCACCCCCTGATTGTGGCCCGGATCGACCACGGGCGCCCGAGGGCGTCGAGCGGACGTACGATGAGGACAGGCGCGGGTGCGGAAGCCGCTGCGCGCCAGGGAGGTTTTCCACCGTGAGCAAGCAGGTCCGTCAGCTCGACCGCGTCATCATCCGGTTCGCGGGGGACTCCGGGGACGGCATGCAACTCACCGGGGACCGGTTCACCTCGGAGACGGCTTCCCTCGGAAACGACCTGTCCACCCTGCCCGACTTCCCGGCCGAGATCCGTGCCCCGGCCGGCACGCTCCCCGGAGTGTCGGCTTTCCAACTGCACTTCGCAGATCACGACATCATGACGCCAGGTGACCGGCCCGACGTCCTCGTCGCGATGAATCCCGCCGCGCTCAAGGCCAACCTGCGCGACCTGCCGGCCGGGGCGGACATCATCGTCAACACCGACGAGTTCACCGCCCGGAACCTGGCCAAGGTCGGATATGGGGCCAACCCGCTCGAAGACGGCTCGCTGGACGCCTACCGCGTGCACGCCATCGCGTTGACGTCCATGACCGTGACGGCACTCGAGCAGTTCGATCTGGGTAAGAAGGAAGCCGAGCGGGCGAAGAACATGTTCGCCCTGGGGCTGCTGTCCTGGCTTTACAACCGCCCGACCGAGGCGACCGAGAGGTTCCTTGTCATCAAGTTCGCCAAGGCCCCGGAGATCGCACAAGCGAACGTGGCGGCGTTCCGGGCCGGCTACGCCTTCGGTGAGACTACCGAGTCCTTCTCGGTGCGATACGAGGTCAAACCGGCGCCGCTCCCGCCCGGGCACTATCGCAACATCTCGGGCAACGTCGCGCTCGCCTACGGGCTGATTGCCGCATCACGGCTGTCCGGCCTCCCCCTCTTTCTCGGTTCCTACCCGATCACGCCGGCGAGCGACATCCTGCACGAGCTGTCCAAGCACAAGCAATTCGGCGTGCGCACCTTTCAAGCGGAGGACGAGATCGCCGGAATCGGCGCCGCCCTCGGCGCCGCGTTCGGCGGATCGCTCGGCGTCACCACCACGTCGGGTCCTGGCGTAGCGCTCAAGTCGGAGACGATCGGGCTCGCGGTCTCGCTAGAACTTCCGTTGCTCATCTGCGACATCCAGCGCGGCGGGCCCTCCACCGGACTACCGACGAAGACCGAGCAGTCCGACCTTCTGCAGGCCATGTTCGGCCGAAATGGCGAGGCCCCCGTGCCGATCGTCGCTCCCCAGTCGCCGGCCGATTGCTTCGCCGCGGTCATCGAAGCGGCGCGGATCGCGACCAAGTACCGAACCCCCGTGTTCCTGCTGTCCGACGGGTACCTAGCCAACGGCTCCGAACCGTGGCAGATCCCGGACGTTGGCGAGCTGCCGGACCTCCGAGTGGAGTTCGCCACCGAGCCGAACGCGGTCGACGATGCAGGGGCTCCGGTTTTCTGGCCGTTCAAACGGGACCCCGAGACGCTGGCCCGCCCATGGGCCGTACCGGGGACCCCAGGTCTCGAACACCGAATCGGCGGCCTGGAGAAAGCAGACGGCTCGGGCAACATCTCCTACGACCCGGCGAACCACGACACGATGGTCCGGCTCCGTGCCGCGAAGGTCGACGGGATCGCCCGGGACATCCCGGAACTCGAGGTCGACGACCCGGACGGCGACGCCACGGTCCTCGTTCTCGGTTGGGGGTCTACGTACGGCCCAATCGGCGCGGCCTGCCGGCGAGTCAGGTTGGCCGGAGCCGCGGTGGCCCAGGCGCACCTGCGCCATCTCAATCCGTTCCCCGCCAATACCGGGGACGTACTACAGCGGTACCGCAAGGTGCTGATACCGGAGATGAACCTAGGCCAGCTCGCGCTTTTGCTGCGGGCCCGCTACCTCGTCGATGCGATCTCCTACAACCAAGTCCGAGGCTTGCCGTTCAAGGCGGACGAGCTCGCGGGCGTGATTCAGGACGTGATCGAACAATGACCGAGAGCACGGGCCGCCGGACGGCCCTCGACCTGGTCCCGCGAAGCGACGAACGGTACGTGGCCAAGGACCTCAAGACCGACCAGGATGTCCGGTGGTGCCCCGGCTGCGGTGACTATGCCATCCTCGCCGCGGTTCAGGGCTTCCTCCCGGAACTGCAGCTTGCCCGGGAGAATCTGGTCTTCGTTTCCGGGATCGGATGCTCCTCCAGGTTCCCGTACTACATGAACACCTACGGGTTGCACTCGATCCACGGTCGGGCTCCCGCGATCGCAACCGGCCTGGCCACCGCGCGGCCGGACCTGTCCGTATGGGTGGTAACC of the Mycobacteriales bacterium genome contains:
- a CDS encoding YajQ family cyclic di-GMP-binding protein; translated protein: MADPSFDVVSKVDRQEVDNALNQAAKEIGQRYDFKGTGAAITWSGETVEIRANADDRVRAVLDVFQEKLIRRGVSLKALDHEDPEPAAGGTSRLVIRIQQGIADEQAKAIAKRIRTDGPKGVQAQIQGDQLRVSGKKRDDLQAVIAMLREADFGVPLQFVNYR
- a CDS encoding 4Fe-4S binding protein, whose translation is MSEFEVRLEAAAEERPQPAGRGVIALDEGSCTVCMICVRECPDWCILIEGHQEATPQPAGRRRQVRNVLDRFAIDFSLCMYCGICIEACPFDALFWSPEYAYPAALLGDLTHELPQLRDWMGTVPAAPGGALPSEAAESGS
- a CDS encoding NADH-quinone oxidoreductase subunit C; its protein translation is MAEVHERLATVDGSARIHRGFGLVTLEVAADRWVSAATALHDRDDLGFGFFDWLSAYEDAGDFIVAAHLWSISGRCAVLLRTRIPSARPQLDSLTSVWAGADWHERETHEMFGIDFPGHANLAPLLLPDGFEGNPLRKDFVLAARRRDWPGALDPDPAVTSGRRRLVPPGAGDPPTPGPA
- the nuoB gene encoding NADH-quinone oxidoreductase subunit NuoB, which gives rise to MTPTAPTSALGAPVRLNLTYGREYRLSVVSLGLACCAVEVSAAALRALAARTSPEPVAPGRGPVTVLVIAGTVTDKLAPVVREIYEELPAGSRVISFGACSNSGGPYWDSYCVTKGVDQLVPVDLYVPGCPPRPEALLDALHRLGAGDAGG
- a CDS encoding 2-oxoacid:acceptor oxidoreductase subunit alpha, giving the protein MSKQVRQLDRVIIRFAGDSGDGMQLTGDRFTSETASLGNDLSTLPDFPAEIRAPAGTLPGVSAFQLHFADHDIMTPGDRPDVLVAMNPAALKANLRDLPAGADIIVNTDEFTARNLAKVGYGANPLEDGSLDAYRVHAIALTSMTVTALEQFDLGKKEAERAKNMFALGLLSWLYNRPTEATERFLVIKFAKAPEIAQANVAAFRAGYAFGETTESFSVRYEVKPAPLPPGHYRNISGNVALAYGLIAASRLSGLPLFLGSYPITPASDILHELSKHKQFGVRTFQAEDEIAGIGAALGAAFGGSLGVTTTSGPGVALKSETIGLAVSLELPLLICDIQRGGPSTGLPTKTEQSDLLQAMFGRNGEAPVPIVAPQSPADCFAAVIEAARIATKYRTPVFLLSDGYLANGSEPWQIPDVGELPDLRVEFATEPNAVDDAGAPVFWPFKRDPETLARPWAVPGTPGLEHRIGGLEKADGSGNISYDPANHDTMVRLRAAKVDGIARDIPELEVDDPDGDATVLVLGWGSTYGPIGAACRRVRLAGAAVAQAHLRHLNPFPANTGDVLQRYRKVLIPEMNLGQLALLLRARYLVDAISYNQVRGLPFKADELAGVIQDVIEQ